One Loxodonta africana isolate mLoxAfr1 chromosome 8, mLoxAfr1.hap2, whole genome shotgun sequence DNA window includes the following coding sequences:
- the SLC35B4 gene encoding nucleotide sugar transporter SLC35B4 isoform X3, which yields MHPAFAVGLVFAGCCSNVIFLELLARKHPGCGNIVTFAQFLFIAVEGFLFEADLGRKRPAIPIRYYAVMVTMFFTVSVVNNYALNLNIAMPLHMIFRSGSLIASMILGIIILKKRYSVFKYTSIALVSVGIFICTLMSAKQVTSQPSVSENDGFQAFAWWLLGIAALTFALLTSARMGVFQETLYKQFGKHSKEALFYNHALPLPGFIFLASDIYDHAVLFSKSGALVAQWVRARLLTKSLQFQSTGHSLETMRRSDSVLYDHCELESTRRQQNYIRFQSSA from the exons ATGCACCCCGCCTTCGCCGTGGGCCTGGTGTTCGCAGGCTGCTGCAGCAACGTGATCTTCCTGGAGCTCCTGGCCCG gaagcatccaggATGTGGGAATATCGTGACATTTGCACAGTTTTTATTTATTGctgtggaaggctttctctttgaaGCGGATTTAGGAAGGAAGCGACCAGCTATCCCAATAAG GTACTACGCCGTGATGGTCACCATGTTCTTCACCGTCAGTGTGGTGAACAACTACGCCCTGAATCTCAACATCGCCATGCCCCTGCACATGATATTTAGATCT GGTTCTTTGATTGCCAGCATGATTCTGGGAATTATCATTTTGAAGAAAAG ATACAGTGTATTCAAATACACCTCCATTGCCTTGGTGTCCGTGGGGATATTTATTTGCACTTTGATGTCAGCAAAGCAGGTG ACTTCCCAGCCCAGCGTGAGTGAGAATGACGGATTCCAGGCGTTTGCATGGTGGTTACTAG GTATCGCAGCGCTGACGTTTGCCCTCCTGACGTCAGCGAGGATGGGCGTATTCCAAGAGACTCTGTATAAACAGTTTGGGAAACACTCGAAGGAGGCTTTGTTTTATAAC CACGCCCTTCCACTACCTGGTTTCATCTTCTTGGCTTCTGATATTTATGACCACGCAGTTCTGTTCAGTAAATCTG gagccctggtggcgcagtgggtaagagctcggctgctaaccaaaagtctgcagttccaatccactggccactccttagaaaccatgaGACGGTCGGACTCTGTCTTGTatgatcactgtgagttggaatcgactcgacggcaacag AATTATATCAGGTTCCAGTCGTCGGCGTGA